From Chlorocebus sabaeus isolate Y175 chromosome 15, mChlSab1.0.hap1, whole genome shotgun sequence, the proteins below share one genomic window:
- the VWA5B2 gene encoding von Willebrand factor A domain-containing protein 5B2 isoform X10: MPGLYCPSSWTPLPLTDSWVRACANGPCLSVRARLTYRNPQPHPVDGVFVYPLAEAEVVSGFEAEAAGRRVSFQLQSRRRSQAACCRALGPGLGTPTPRRCAQGHLVLDLAQARSTLVLPTGLIAAAGTMTVTLHSSRELPSRPDGVLHVALPTVLTPLAPPGPPGPPRPPGLCDDRLGLCPTSCFGVGSPQEEGLAWEEPAAPQDVFSGPARCPAPYTFSFEMLVTGPCLLAGLESPSHALRADAPPHASSAATICVTLAEGHHCDRALEILLHPSEPHQPHLMLEGGSLSSAEYEARVRARRDFQRLQRRDSDGDRQVWFLQRRFHKDILLNPVLVLSFCPDLSSKPGHLGTATRELLFLLDGSSAAHKDAIVLAVKSLPPQTLINLAVFGTLVQPLFPESRPCSDDAVQLICESIETLKIPSGPPDVLAALDWAMGQPQHRAYPRQLFLLTAASPMAATTHRTLELMRWHRGTARCFSFGLGPTCHQLLQGLSALSRGQAYFLRPGQRLQPMLVQALRKALEPALSDISVDWFVPDTVEALLTPREIPALYPGDQLLGYCSLFRVDGFRPRPPGGQEPGWQSLGGSVFPSPEEAPSAASPGTDPTGTSEPLGTGTVSAELSSPWAAGDSERTGTDALTDPVTDPGPNPSSDTAIWRRIFQSSYIREQYVLTHCSASPEPGPGSTGSSESPGSQGPGSPEGSAPLEPPSQQGCRSLAWGEPAGSRSCPLPAPTLAPFKVGALSTEVLGRQHRAALAGRSLSSPPGRANQVPGRPRKPSLGAILDGPSPEPGQQLGQGLDDSGSLLSPAPMDWDMLMEPPFLFTAVPPSGESAPPAVPPQAPRCHVVIRGLCGEQPMCWEVGVGLETLWGPGDGSQPPSPPVREAAWDQALHRLTAASVVRDNEQLALRGGAETTADRGHARRCWLRALQTSKVSSAPSCFTCPVAVDATTREVLPGVLQVCSSEPAEPPGTPPAAHSCLDAAPLPTVVYSKGAWDSDQNGNSKCALGDAATPMEGPRRPPPRPPSRLSLGHRHKPCRPDLGQANNSEGIDHDYLPLVRLQEAPGSFRLDAPFCAAVRISQERLCRASPFAVHRASLSPTSASLPWALLGPGVGQGDSATASCSPSPSSGSEGPGQVDSGRGSDTEASEGAEGLGGTDLRGRTWATAVALAWLEHRCAAAFGEWELTAAKADCWLRAQHLPDGLDLAALKAAARGLFLLLRHWDQNLQLHLLCYSPANV, encoded by the exons ATGCCCGGCCTGTACTGCCCCTCCAGCTGGACGCCGCTGCCGCTCACGGACTCCTGGGTCCGGGCCTGCGCCAACGGCCCCTGCCTTAGCGTGCGGGCCCGGCTCACCTACCGCAACCCGCAGCCGCACCCGGTGGACG GCGTGTTCGTGTACCCGCTGGCCGAGGCCGAGGTGGTGTCCGGCTTCGAGGCCGAGGCCGCCGGACGGCGCGTCTCCTTCCAGCTGCAGAGCCGGCGCCGCTCGCAGGCCGCCTGCTGCCGCGCTCTGGGCCCCGGGCTGGGGACCCCGACGCCCCGCCGCTGCGCGCAGG GTCATCTTGTCTTGGATCTGGCCCAGGCCCGGTCCACGTTGGTGCTGCCCACAGGCCTTATCGCCGCGGCTGGCACCATGACGGTGACCCTGCACAGCAGCCGGGAGCTGCCCTCAAGGCCTGACGGGGTGCTGCATGTGGCACTGCCCACTGTGCTCACCCCACTGGCCCCGCCAGGCCCGCCGGGGCCCCCCAGGCCTCCGGGGCTCTGTGACGACAGGTTGGGCCTATG CCCCACCAGCTGCTTCGGGGTGGGCAGCCCTCAGGAGGAAGGGCTGGCGTGGGAGGAGCCAGCTGCCCCTCAGGACGTGTTCTCAGGCCCTGCCCGATGCCCTGCCCCATATACCTTCTCCTTCGAGATGCTGGTGACTGGGCCATGCCTGCTTGCAG GCCTGGAGAGCCCCTCTCATGCCCTGCGGGCAGATGCCCCTCCTCATGCCAGCTCTGCAGCCACCATCTGTGTCACACTGGCAGAGGGCCACCACTGTGACCGGGCCTTGGAGATCCTGCTACACCCCAGTG AACCCCATCAGCCACACCTGATGCTGGAGGGCGGCAGCCTGAGCTCAGCAGAATATGAGGCCCGGGTAAGGGCCCGCCGAGATTTCCAGAGGCTACAGCGAAGGGACAGTGATGGGGACCGGCAG GTGTGGTTCCTGCAGCGACGCTTCCACAAGGACATCCTGCTGAACCCTGTGCTGGTGCTGAGCTTCTGCCCGGACCTGAGCTCCAAGCCCGGACACCTGGggacagctactcgggagctacTCTTCCTGTTGGATGGCAGCAGCGCGGCACACAAG GATGCCATTGTTTTGGCTGTGAAGTCCCTCCCGCCTCAGACGCTTATCAACCTGGCCGTGTTTGGGACGTTGGTGCAGCCACTCTTCCCAGAGAGCCGGCCTTGCAGTGAT GACGCTGTGCAGCTGATCTGTGAGAGCATTGAGACCCTGAAGATTCCGAGCGGGCCTCCAGATGTGCTGGCTGCTCTGGACTGGGCCATGGGGCAGCCCCAGCACAGGGCCTACCCTCGGCAGCTGTTcctgctcactgctgcctcacCCATGGCTGCCACTACCCACCGAACCCTGGAGCTCATGAGGTGGCACAGGGGGACAGCCAG ATGCTTCTCCTTTGGGCTGGGGCCCACCTGCCACCAGCTGCTCCAGGGTTTATCTGCCCTCAGCAGGGGCCAGGCCTACTTCCTGAGGcctgggcagaggctgcagcccATG CTGGTGCAGGCTCTGCGGAAGGCACTGGAGCCTGCCCTGAGTGATATCTCTGTGGACTGGTTTGTGCCCGACACCGTGGAGGCACTGCTGACCCCCCGGGAGATCCCAGCACTCTACCCTGGGGACCAGCTCCTCGGTTACTGCTCACTCTTCAGGGTGGATGGCTTCCGGCCCCGTCCACCAGGG GGCCAAGAGCCTGGCTGGCAGAGCTTGGGTGGGTCCGTGTTTCCATCCCCAGAAGAGGCCCCATCTGCTGCCAGCCCTGGCACTGACCCCACTGGCACCTCGGAGCCACTGGGAACAGGCACTGTGTCAGCAGAACTGTCCAGCCCATGGGCTGCCGGGGACTCGGAGCGGA CAGGTACTGATGCTCTGACAGACCCAGTCACGGACCCTGGACCCAACCCCTCCTCTGACACAGCCATATGGCGCCGCATCTTCCAGTCCTCGTACATTCGGGAGCAGTATGTGCTCACCCACTGCTCTGCCAGCCCCGAGCCAGGCCCAGGCTCCACAGGCAGCAGTGAGTCTCCAGGCTCCCAGGGTCCTGGCTCCCCCGAAGGTAGTGCTCCCCTGGAGCCCCCTTCTCAGCAAGGTTGCCGCAGTCTGGCCTGGGGAGAACCTGCAGGCTCCCGCTCCTGTCCCCTGCCTGCACCCACACTGGCTCCATTCAAG GTGGGGGCCTTGAGTACTGAGGTGCTGGGCCGTCAGCACAGAGCGGCTCTGGCTGGCCGAAGCCTCTCTTCACCTCCAGGCCGGGCAAACCAAGTCCCCGGCCGACCTCGCAAACCCTCTTTGGGTGCAATACTAGATGGCCCAAGTCCTGAGCCAGGCCAACAACTGGGACAAGGCCTGGATGACTCAG GAAGCCTGCTCTCCCCAGCCCCCATGGACTGGGACATGCTGATGGAACCACCCTTCTTATTCACGGCTGTGCCTCCCAGTGGGGAGTCAGCCCCTCCGGCAGTGCCTCCCCAGGCTCCACGCTGCCATGTGGTGATCCGGGGCCTGTGTGGGGAGCAGCCTATGTGCTGGGAGGTGGGTGTTGGGCTGGAGACACTGTGGGGACCTGGAGATGGCTCACAGCCTCCCTCACCTCCTGTAAGAGAAGCTGCTTGGGACCAAGCACTCCATCGGCTGACAGCAGCCTCTGTGGTCCGGGACAATGAGCAGCTGGCCCTCCGAGGAGGGGCCGAGACCACAGCAGACCGGG GCCATGCCCGGAGATGCTGGCTTCGAGCCCTTCAGACAAGTAAGGTCAGCTCTGCCCCTTCCTGCTTCACTTGCCCTGTAGCTGTGGATGCTACCACTAGGGAGGTCCTGCCTGGGGTCCTGCAAGTGTGCAGCTCAG AGCCAGCTGAGCCCCCAGGAACCCCACCTGCCGCTCACAGCTGTCTAGATGCAGCTCCTCTGCCTACTGTTGTCTACTCTAAAG GCGCCTGGGACTCGGACCAAAATGGCAACTCCAAGTGTGCTTTGGGGGACGCTGCCACTCCCATGGAAGGTCCTCGCCGCCCACCTCCCCGTCCTCCCTCTCGGCTTAGCCTGGGCCACCGTCACAAACCCTGTAGACCTGACCTGGGCCAGGCCAACAACAGTGAAGGCATCGACCATGACTACCTGCCCCTG GTGCGGCTGCAGGAGGCACCAGGCTCCTTCCGCCTGGACGCGCCCTTCTGTGCCGCTGTGCGCATCTCGCAGGAGCGCCTCTGCCGCGCCTCGCCCTTTGCCGTGCACCGTGccagcctcagccccacctcGGCCTCATTGCCCTGGGCACTTCTAGGCCCTGGTGTTGGTCAGGGTGACAGTGCCACAGCCTCCTGCAGCCCGTCCCCCAGCTCGGGCTCCGAGGGTCCAGGCCAGGTGGACAGTGGGCGGGGTTCAGATACCGAGGCCTCGGAGGGGGCGGAAGGGCTGGGCGGCACCGACCTGCGGGGCCGGACCTGGGCCACTGCCGTGGCGCTGGCCTGGCTAGAGCACCGATGCGCTGCTGCCTTTGGCGAGTGGGAACTGACAGCAGCCAAGGCTGATTGCTGGCTGCGGGCCCAGCACTTGCCTGACGGCCTTGACCTGGCCGCCCTCAAGGCCGCAGCCCGGGGGCTCTTCCTGCTACTGCGCCACTGGGACCAGAACCTGCAGCTACACCTGCTGTGCTACAGCCCAGCAAACGTGTGA
- the VWA5B2 gene encoding von Willebrand factor A domain-containing protein 5B2 isoform X4 — protein MPGLYCPSSWTPLPLTDSWVRACANGPCLSVRARLTYRNPQPHPVDGVFVYPLAEAEVVSGFEAEAAGRRVSFQLQSRRRSQAACCRALGPGLGTPTPRRCAQGHLVLDLAQARSTLVLPTGLIAAAGTMTVTLHSSRELPSRPDGVLHVALPTVLTPLAPPGPPGPPRPPGLCDDSPTSCFGVGSPQEEGLAWEEPAAPQDVFSGPARCPAPYTFSFEMLVTGPCLLAGLESPSHALRADAPPHASSAATICVTLAEGHHCDRALEILLHPSEPHQPHLMLEGGSLSSAEYEARVRARRDFQRLQRRDSDGDRQVWFLQRRFHKDILLNPVLVLSFCPDLSSKPGHLGTATRELLFLLDGSSAAHKDAIVLAVKSLPPQTLINLAVFGTLVQPLFPESRPCSDDAVQLICESIETLKIPSGPPDVLAALDWAMGQPQHRAYPRQLFLLTAASPMAATTHRTLELMRWHRGTARCFSFGLGPTCHQLLQGLSALSRGQAYFLRPGQRLQPMLVQALRKALEPALSDISVDWFVPDTVEALLTPREIPALYPGDQLLGYCSLFRVDGFRPRPPGGQEPGWQSLGGSVFPSPEEAPSAASPGTDPTGTSEPLGTGTVSAELSSPWAAGDSERSTDALTDPVTDPGPNPSSDTAIWRRIFQSSYIREQYVLTHCSASPEPGPGSTGSSESPGSQGPGSPEGSAPLEPPSQQGCRSLAWGEPAGSRSCPLPAPTLAPFKVGALSTEVLGRQHRAALAGRSLSSPPGRANQVPGRPRKPSLGAILDGPSPEPGQQLGQGLDDSGSLLSPAPMDWDMLMEPPFLFTAVPPSGESAPPAVPPQAPRCHVVIRGLCGEQPMCWEVGVGLETLWGPGDGSQPPSPPVREAAWDQALHRLTAASVVRDNEQLALRGGAETTADRGHARRCWLRALQTSKVSSAPSCFTCPVAVDATTREVLPGVLQVCSSEPAEPPGTPPAAHSCLDAAPLPTVVYSKGRERVGALGLRDHPLALMIPTAGLQGGSPAGAWDSDQNGNSKCALGDAATPMEGPRRPPPRPPSRLSLGHRHKPCRPDLGQANNSEGIDHDYLPLVRLQEAPGSFRLDAPFCAAVRISQERLCRASPFAVHRASLSPTSASLPWALLGPGVGQGDSATASCSPSPSSGSEGPGQVDSGRGSDTEASEGAEGLGGTDLRGRTWATAVALAWLEHRCAAAFGEWELTAAKADCWLRAQHLPDGLDLAALKAAARGLFLLLRHWDQNLQLHLLCYSPANV, from the exons ATGCCCGGCCTGTACTGCCCCTCCAGCTGGACGCCGCTGCCGCTCACGGACTCCTGGGTCCGGGCCTGCGCCAACGGCCCCTGCCTTAGCGTGCGGGCCCGGCTCACCTACCGCAACCCGCAGCCGCACCCGGTGGACG GCGTGTTCGTGTACCCGCTGGCCGAGGCCGAGGTGGTGTCCGGCTTCGAGGCCGAGGCCGCCGGACGGCGCGTCTCCTTCCAGCTGCAGAGCCGGCGCCGCTCGCAGGCCGCCTGCTGCCGCGCTCTGGGCCCCGGGCTGGGGACCCCGACGCCCCGCCGCTGCGCGCAGG GTCATCTTGTCTTGGATCTGGCCCAGGCCCGGTCCACGTTGGTGCTGCCCACAGGCCTTATCGCCGCGGCTGGCACCATGACGGTGACCCTGCACAGCAGCCGGGAGCTGCCCTCAAGGCCTGACGGGGTGCTGCATGTGGCACTGCCCACTGTGCTCACCCCACTGGCCCCGCCAGGCCCGCCGGGGCCCCCCAGGCCTCCGGGGCTCTGTGACGACAG CCCCACCAGCTGCTTCGGGGTGGGCAGCCCTCAGGAGGAAGGGCTGGCGTGGGAGGAGCCAGCTGCCCCTCAGGACGTGTTCTCAGGCCCTGCCCGATGCCCTGCCCCATATACCTTCTCCTTCGAGATGCTGGTGACTGGGCCATGCCTGCTTGCAG GCCTGGAGAGCCCCTCTCATGCCCTGCGGGCAGATGCCCCTCCTCATGCCAGCTCTGCAGCCACCATCTGTGTCACACTGGCAGAGGGCCACCACTGTGACCGGGCCTTGGAGATCCTGCTACACCCCAGTG AACCCCATCAGCCACACCTGATGCTGGAGGGCGGCAGCCTGAGCTCAGCAGAATATGAGGCCCGGGTAAGGGCCCGCCGAGATTTCCAGAGGCTACAGCGAAGGGACAGTGATGGGGACCGGCAG GTGTGGTTCCTGCAGCGACGCTTCCACAAGGACATCCTGCTGAACCCTGTGCTGGTGCTGAGCTTCTGCCCGGACCTGAGCTCCAAGCCCGGACACCTGGggacagctactcgggagctacTCTTCCTGTTGGATGGCAGCAGCGCGGCACACAAG GATGCCATTGTTTTGGCTGTGAAGTCCCTCCCGCCTCAGACGCTTATCAACCTGGCCGTGTTTGGGACGTTGGTGCAGCCACTCTTCCCAGAGAGCCGGCCTTGCAGTGAT GACGCTGTGCAGCTGATCTGTGAGAGCATTGAGACCCTGAAGATTCCGAGCGGGCCTCCAGATGTGCTGGCTGCTCTGGACTGGGCCATGGGGCAGCCCCAGCACAGGGCCTACCCTCGGCAGCTGTTcctgctcactgctgcctcacCCATGGCTGCCACTACCCACCGAACCCTGGAGCTCATGAGGTGGCACAGGGGGACAGCCAG ATGCTTCTCCTTTGGGCTGGGGCCCACCTGCCACCAGCTGCTCCAGGGTTTATCTGCCCTCAGCAGGGGCCAGGCCTACTTCCTGAGGcctgggcagaggctgcagcccATG CTGGTGCAGGCTCTGCGGAAGGCACTGGAGCCTGCCCTGAGTGATATCTCTGTGGACTGGTTTGTGCCCGACACCGTGGAGGCACTGCTGACCCCCCGGGAGATCCCAGCACTCTACCCTGGGGACCAGCTCCTCGGTTACTGCTCACTCTTCAGGGTGGATGGCTTCCGGCCCCGTCCACCAGGG GGCCAAGAGCCTGGCTGGCAGAGCTTGGGTGGGTCCGTGTTTCCATCCCCAGAAGAGGCCCCATCTGCTGCCAGCCCTGGCACTGACCCCACTGGCACCTCGGAGCCACTGGGAACAGGCACTGTGTCAGCAGAACTGTCCAGCCCATGGGCTGCCGGGGACTCGGAGCGGA GTACTGATGCTCTGACAGACCCAGTCACGGACCCTGGACCCAACCCCTCCTCTGACACAGCCATATGGCGCCGCATCTTCCAGTCCTCGTACATTCGGGAGCAGTATGTGCTCACCCACTGCTCTGCCAGCCCCGAGCCAGGCCCAGGCTCCACAGGCAGCAGTGAGTCTCCAGGCTCCCAGGGTCCTGGCTCCCCCGAAGGTAGTGCTCCCCTGGAGCCCCCTTCTCAGCAAGGTTGCCGCAGTCTGGCCTGGGGAGAACCTGCAGGCTCCCGCTCCTGTCCCCTGCCTGCACCCACACTGGCTCCATTCAAG GTGGGGGCCTTGAGTACTGAGGTGCTGGGCCGTCAGCACAGAGCGGCTCTGGCTGGCCGAAGCCTCTCTTCACCTCCAGGCCGGGCAAACCAAGTCCCCGGCCGACCTCGCAAACCCTCTTTGGGTGCAATACTAGATGGCCCAAGTCCTGAGCCAGGCCAACAACTGGGACAAGGCCTGGATGACTCAG GAAGCCTGCTCTCCCCAGCCCCCATGGACTGGGACATGCTGATGGAACCACCCTTCTTATTCACGGCTGTGCCTCCCAGTGGGGAGTCAGCCCCTCCGGCAGTGCCTCCCCAGGCTCCACGCTGCCATGTGGTGATCCGGGGCCTGTGTGGGGAGCAGCCTATGTGCTGGGAGGTGGGTGTTGGGCTGGAGACACTGTGGGGACCTGGAGATGGCTCACAGCCTCCCTCACCTCCTGTAAGAGAAGCTGCTTGGGACCAAGCACTCCATCGGCTGACAGCAGCCTCTGTGGTCCGGGACAATGAGCAGCTGGCCCTCCGAGGAGGGGCCGAGACCACAGCAGACCGGG GCCATGCCCGGAGATGCTGGCTTCGAGCCCTTCAGACAAGTAAGGTCAGCTCTGCCCCTTCCTGCTTCACTTGCCCTGTAGCTGTGGATGCTACCACTAGGGAGGTCCTGCCTGGGGTCCTGCAAGTGTGCAGCTCAG AGCCAGCTGAGCCCCCAGGAACCCCACCTGCCGCTCACAGCTGTCTAGATGCAGCTCCTCTGCCTACTGTTGTCTACTCTAAAGGTAGGGAAAGGGTAGGGGCACTTGGACTTAGAGACCACCCGCTGGCACTGATGATCCCCACTGCAGGACTTCAGGGAGGCTCTCCAGCAGGCGCCTGGGACTCGGACCAAAATGGCAACTCCAAGTGTGCTTTGGGGGACGCTGCCACTCCCATGGAAGGTCCTCGCCGCCCACCTCCCCGTCCTCCCTCTCGGCTTAGCCTGGGCCACCGTCACAAACCCTGTAGACCTGACCTGGGCCAGGCCAACAACAGTGAAGGCATCGACCATGACTACCTGCCCCTG GTGCGGCTGCAGGAGGCACCAGGCTCCTTCCGCCTGGACGCGCCCTTCTGTGCCGCTGTGCGCATCTCGCAGGAGCGCCTCTGCCGCGCCTCGCCCTTTGCCGTGCACCGTGccagcctcagccccacctcGGCCTCATTGCCCTGGGCACTTCTAGGCCCTGGTGTTGGTCAGGGTGACAGTGCCACAGCCTCCTGCAGCCCGTCCCCCAGCTCGGGCTCCGAGGGTCCAGGCCAGGTGGACAGTGGGCGGGGTTCAGATACCGAGGCCTCGGAGGGGGCGGAAGGGCTGGGCGGCACCGACCTGCGGGGCCGGACCTGGGCCACTGCCGTGGCGCTGGCCTGGCTAGAGCACCGATGCGCTGCTGCCTTTGGCGAGTGGGAACTGACAGCAGCCAAGGCTGATTGCTGGCTGCGGGCCCAGCACTTGCCTGACGGCCTTGACCTGGCCGCCCTCAAGGCCGCAGCCCGGGGGCTCTTCCTGCTACTGCGCCACTGGGACCAGAACCTGCAGCTACACCTGCTGTGCTACAGCCCAGCAAACGTGTGA
- the VWA5B2 gene encoding von Willebrand factor A domain-containing protein 5B2 isoform X11, with the protein MTVTLHSSRELPSRPDGVLHVALPTVLTPLAPPGPPGPPRPPGLCDDRLGLCPTSCFGVGSPQEEGLAWEEPAAPQDVFSGPARCPAPYTFSFEMLVTGPCLLAGLESPSHALRADAPPHASSAATICVTLAEGHHCDRALEILLHPSEPHQPHLMLEGGSLSSAEYEARVRARRDFQRLQRRDSDGDRQVWFLQRRFHKDILLNPVLVLSFCPDLSSKPGHLGTATRELLFLLDGSSAAHKDAIVLAVKSLPPQTLINLAVFGTLVQPLFPESRPCSDDAVQLICESIETLKIPSGPPDVLAALDWAMGQPQHRAYPRQLFLLTAASPMAATTHRTLELMRWHRGTARCFSFGLGPTCHQLLQGLSALSRGQAYFLRPGQRLQPMLVQALRKALEPALSDISVDWFVPDTVEALLTPREIPALYPGDQLLGYCSLFRVDGFRPRPPGGQEPGWQSLGGSVFPSPEEAPSAASPGTDPTGTSEPLGTGTVSAELSSPWAAGDSERTGTDALTDPVTDPGPNPSSDTAIWRRIFQSSYIREQYVLTHCSASPEPGPGSTGSSESPGSQGPGSPEGSAPLEPPSQQGCRSLAWGEPAGSRSCPLPAPTLAPFKVGALSTEVLGRQHRAALAGRSLSSPPGRANQVPGRPRKPSLGAILDGPSPEPGQQLGQGLDDSGSLLSPAPMDWDMLMEPPFLFTAVPPSGESAPPAVPPQAPRCHVVIRGLCGEQPMCWEVGVGLETLWGPGDGSQPPSPPVREAAWDQALHRLTAASVVRDNEQLALRGGAETTADRGHARRCWLRALQTSKVSSAPSCFTCPVAVDATTREVLPGVLQVCSSEPAEPPGTPPAAHSCLDAAPLPTVVYSKGRERVGALGLRDHPLALMIPTAGLQGGSPAGAWDSDQNGNSKCALGDAATPMEGPRRPPPRPPSRLSLGHRHKPCRPDLGQANNSEGIDHDYLPLVRLQEAPGSFRLDAPFCAAVRISQERLCRASPFAVHRASLSPTSASLPWALLGPGVGQGDSATASCSPSPSSGSEGPGQVDSGRGSDTEASEGAEGLGGTDLRGRTWATAVALAWLEHRCAAAFGEWELTAAKADCWLRAQHLPDGLDLAALKAAARGLFLLLRHWDQNLQLHLLCYSPANV; encoded by the exons ATGACGGTGACCCTGCACAGCAGCCGGGAGCTGCCCTCAAGGCCTGACGGGGTGCTGCATGTGGCACTGCCCACTGTGCTCACCCCACTGGCCCCGCCAGGCCCGCCGGGGCCCCCCAGGCCTCCGGGGCTCTGTGACGACAGGTTGGGCCTATG CCCCACCAGCTGCTTCGGGGTGGGCAGCCCTCAGGAGGAAGGGCTGGCGTGGGAGGAGCCAGCTGCCCCTCAGGACGTGTTCTCAGGCCCTGCCCGATGCCCTGCCCCATATACCTTCTCCTTCGAGATGCTGGTGACTGGGCCATGCCTGCTTGCAG GCCTGGAGAGCCCCTCTCATGCCCTGCGGGCAGATGCCCCTCCTCATGCCAGCTCTGCAGCCACCATCTGTGTCACACTGGCAGAGGGCCACCACTGTGACCGGGCCTTGGAGATCCTGCTACACCCCAGTG AACCCCATCAGCCACACCTGATGCTGGAGGGCGGCAGCCTGAGCTCAGCAGAATATGAGGCCCGGGTAAGGGCCCGCCGAGATTTCCAGAGGCTACAGCGAAGGGACAGTGATGGGGACCGGCAG GTGTGGTTCCTGCAGCGACGCTTCCACAAGGACATCCTGCTGAACCCTGTGCTGGTGCTGAGCTTCTGCCCGGACCTGAGCTCCAAGCCCGGACACCTGGggacagctactcgggagctacTCTTCCTGTTGGATGGCAGCAGCGCGGCACACAAG GATGCCATTGTTTTGGCTGTGAAGTCCCTCCCGCCTCAGACGCTTATCAACCTGGCCGTGTTTGGGACGTTGGTGCAGCCACTCTTCCCAGAGAGCCGGCCTTGCAGTGAT GACGCTGTGCAGCTGATCTGTGAGAGCATTGAGACCCTGAAGATTCCGAGCGGGCCTCCAGATGTGCTGGCTGCTCTGGACTGGGCCATGGGGCAGCCCCAGCACAGGGCCTACCCTCGGCAGCTGTTcctgctcactgctgcctcacCCATGGCTGCCACTACCCACCGAACCCTGGAGCTCATGAGGTGGCACAGGGGGACAGCCAG ATGCTTCTCCTTTGGGCTGGGGCCCACCTGCCACCAGCTGCTCCAGGGTTTATCTGCCCTCAGCAGGGGCCAGGCCTACTTCCTGAGGcctgggcagaggctgcagcccATG CTGGTGCAGGCTCTGCGGAAGGCACTGGAGCCTGCCCTGAGTGATATCTCTGTGGACTGGTTTGTGCCCGACACCGTGGAGGCACTGCTGACCCCCCGGGAGATCCCAGCACTCTACCCTGGGGACCAGCTCCTCGGTTACTGCTCACTCTTCAGGGTGGATGGCTTCCGGCCCCGTCCACCAGGG GGCCAAGAGCCTGGCTGGCAGAGCTTGGGTGGGTCCGTGTTTCCATCCCCAGAAGAGGCCCCATCTGCTGCCAGCCCTGGCACTGACCCCACTGGCACCTCGGAGCCACTGGGAACAGGCACTGTGTCAGCAGAACTGTCCAGCCCATGGGCTGCCGGGGACTCGGAGCGGA CAGGTACTGATGCTCTGACAGACCCAGTCACGGACCCTGGACCCAACCCCTCCTCTGACACAGCCATATGGCGCCGCATCTTCCAGTCCTCGTACATTCGGGAGCAGTATGTGCTCACCCACTGCTCTGCCAGCCCCGAGCCAGGCCCAGGCTCCACAGGCAGCAGTGAGTCTCCAGGCTCCCAGGGTCCTGGCTCCCCCGAAGGTAGTGCTCCCCTGGAGCCCCCTTCTCAGCAAGGTTGCCGCAGTCTGGCCTGGGGAGAACCTGCAGGCTCCCGCTCCTGTCCCCTGCCTGCACCCACACTGGCTCCATTCAAG GTGGGGGCCTTGAGTACTGAGGTGCTGGGCCGTCAGCACAGAGCGGCTCTGGCTGGCCGAAGCCTCTCTTCACCTCCAGGCCGGGCAAACCAAGTCCCCGGCCGACCTCGCAAACCCTCTTTGGGTGCAATACTAGATGGCCCAAGTCCTGAGCCAGGCCAACAACTGGGACAAGGCCTGGATGACTCAG GAAGCCTGCTCTCCCCAGCCCCCATGGACTGGGACATGCTGATGGAACCACCCTTCTTATTCACGGCTGTGCCTCCCAGTGGGGAGTCAGCCCCTCCGGCAGTGCCTCCCCAGGCTCCACGCTGCCATGTGGTGATCCGGGGCCTGTGTGGGGAGCAGCCTATGTGCTGGGAGGTGGGTGTTGGGCTGGAGACACTGTGGGGACCTGGAGATGGCTCACAGCCTCCCTCACCTCCTGTAAGAGAAGCTGCTTGGGACCAAGCACTCCATCGGCTGACAGCAGCCTCTGTGGTCCGGGACAATGAGCAGCTGGCCCTCCGAGGAGGGGCCGAGACCACAGCAGACCGGG GCCATGCCCGGAGATGCTGGCTTCGAGCCCTTCAGACAAGTAAGGTCAGCTCTGCCCCTTCCTGCTTCACTTGCCCTGTAGCTGTGGATGCTACCACTAGGGAGGTCCTGCCTGGGGTCCTGCAAGTGTGCAGCTCAG AGCCAGCTGAGCCCCCAGGAACCCCACCTGCCGCTCACAGCTGTCTAGATGCAGCTCCTCTGCCTACTGTTGTCTACTCTAAAGGTAGGGAAAGGGTAGGGGCACTTGGACTTAGAGACCACCCGCTGGCACTGATGATCCCCACTGCAGGACTTCAGGGAGGCTCTCCAGCAGGCGCCTGGGACTCGGACCAAAATGGCAACTCCAAGTGTGCTTTGGGGGACGCTGCCACTCCCATGGAAGGTCCTCGCCGCCCACCTCCCCGTCCTCCCTCTCGGCTTAGCCTGGGCCACCGTCACAAACCCTGTAGACCTGACCTGGGCCAGGCCAACAACAGTGAAGGCATCGACCATGACTACCTGCCCCTG GTGCGGCTGCAGGAGGCACCAGGCTCCTTCCGCCTGGACGCGCCCTTCTGTGCCGCTGTGCGCATCTCGCAGGAGCGCCTCTGCCGCGCCTCGCCCTTTGCCGTGCACCGTGccagcctcagccccacctcGGCCTCATTGCCCTGGGCACTTCTAGGCCCTGGTGTTGGTCAGGGTGACAGTGCCACAGCCTCCTGCAGCCCGTCCCCCAGCTCGGGCTCCGAGGGTCCAGGCCAGGTGGACAGTGGGCGGGGTTCAGATACCGAGGCCTCGGAGGGGGCGGAAGGGCTGGGCGGCACCGACCTGCGGGGCCGGACCTGGGCCACTGCCGTGGCGCTGGCCTGGCTAGAGCACCGATGCGCTGCTGCCTTTGGCGAGTGGGAACTGACAGCAGCCAAGGCTGATTGCTGGCTGCGGGCCCAGCACTTGCCTGACGGCCTTGACCTGGCCGCCCTCAAGGCCGCAGCCCGGGGGCTCTTCCTGCTACTGCGCCACTGGGACCAGAACCTGCAGCTACACCTGCTGTGCTACAGCCCAGCAAACGTGTGA